A region of the Pirellulales bacterium genome:
TTCACCATTGGCAACGTTGAGGAATGCGCCGCTCAACGGCGATCCACTGTTAAGAATTTGAAAGACCTGCCCTGAGGCGATCGACGATTCAAATCCGTTTGCAAACTTCACAACTAATTTGCCGCCAAGAAGGTTATATGATGCTAATGTTAAAATAGAATCGTAATTTACCCCTGGGATCGTTCCTCCCAGATCGATCTGTGTTTCAGCGTCGTGCAGTAATATGAGGCCGGTAAACCGCAGTCCAGACGGCTGATTTATTGGTGGAGCAATGAATCCTGGAGCGATAATGGCGCCGTCGACGATTACCGAGGCGTTCACCACGCCGTTGCCCTCGATGGATCCTCCTTCCAGAATCAGCGGCTGATTGGGGAGCGTAAACGTACCGCCCTTAAGTACAATCCGTCCGTTGGTGTGTGTGTAGGTGCTAGAAGAATTATTGTTGAATTGCAAGGTGTTCCGTTGGAGGATCTCGATTGTACCGCTGTTCATAAATGGGATATTGGGGCTAAACGTGAATGAGGATGTCGTCGTGCTCGCGAGACGAAACACACCTTGATTGTCGAAACCGGCCTTCAGTGGATAGGTCGCTGAGTCCCACGAAGCGGGGCCAGAAACGGTGACGATGCCGCTCGGCAAGTTGGTGAACGGCGCATTAAAATTGATGTTGTTATTTGAGTTTAAGCTCGTCGCGTTGAAGGAACCGGCGTTCTCCAAGGGTCTCGACAGCACTCTTTGGCCAACGGGCCCGATTCCGCCGGGATACCCAAGCTGCGTCACTGATTGTGGGCCAAGCGTAAGTTTGCCGCTGCCGCCGATCGTGCCTCCCGCCCAGTCCATGCCGCCGTTGACGAGGAGACTTCCTGTCCCGCCCAGCGTGCTGCCAGCCGATAGCACCAATCGGCCCTCGATCGTTTGATCGGTGTCGATATTCACCGTGCCAGCGATTGTGACGTTGCCGGTCGACTCAAGCGAGCCGACGAACGGATATTGTGTGTAGTTGGTAAGCGTGATGTTTCCGCCGCCGGTGATCTTCGCGGTTGCATTTTGTGCTGGCCCAGCCGATCCGTTGAGGCTGGCATAGGCTCCCGTCAATAAATTAACCTCGCCACCGATGCCGCGAGCATTGATAATATTCAGTGTAATTGGCTCGTGACCGGAGTTATAGGCAACATTTTCGTCTCCTTCGTCGTCGCCGCCTACGATGCCGGGAGAGACTCGCAGCACTCCGGTATTTGTCAGCGCTGCCGCGCTAAATATTCCCCCGCGATTGAAGACAATTGTTCCCGAATTGGCACCCGCTGCGTTCAGCGTGCCGGAGTAAATGTTGATAACGCCACTATTGTCGAGCGACGCGGTGAGCCCTCCGGAGTAAACATTGACCGTGCCTGTGTTGTTGAGCGCTACCGATGCAAAGTTGAATGGTTTGGCGCCGGCCGACACATTGAGCACGCCGGAATTGTTCATTGTTCCGGATCCGCTGAAGCCACTTGTGGTCTGTACGTTGAAGATATTGAAGACTCCGCCGGTGAGGTTATTGATCGTGCCATCGGAAAAATTCAGTGCGACACCTTCGGAGTCCGTTTGAACGAGGTTGATCGTGCCGGCATTGTCTAAAGTTCGAGCGAAGGTTGGCGCGGGAACATCGGGCGACCAACCGGGGGCAATCGTTGCCTGCACGGCTGGGAGGATGGTCGTCTTGCCGGAACCGGACATCGTTCCGGCCGACCAAGTCATTGGTCCCGCGACATAGATGTCTCCCGAGCCGGCGAGATCGCTGGCGAGATTGAAATTGGCAGCAATCGTTTGGTTGGACTCGAAAGTCATCGGTTTGAGTACGTTGACTGCGCCGGTTACTTGTATCGAACCGGCGAAGTCGGTGACGGGGCTATCAAAGGCGATGCTGCCGGCGCCGGTGATTTTCGAACCGGCGGCCGCGTTCAATGTCCCGCTGAAGGCCAGCGAGGCTCCTTGAGCCACGTTGATTTCGCCGGAATGGTTAATCGTTCCCGCCAAAATCGAGTAACCGGACAGCAAATTGAGATGTCCCGATGCCGAATTGTTCAGCACGTCGGTCGAGAATGCGGAAGGGCCGGAGGGGTTCGCGGACTCGTGGAGGTTGATGGTTCCTGAATTCGTGTAATTCGTCGAGAGCGCAAGGCCGGCCGTTGAGGACATATTGATGGTGCCGCTGTTGACGCTCTCCGCCGTGAAGTTCAACTTGCCCGTGAAAAGATTGATCGTGCCGGAATTGTTCAGCGGTACTTTGGCAATAAGATCGCCGCTGCCGAACTTGTTAAATGTGCCGGCGTTGTCAAACAAGCCGCCGTTGCCAAGCGTTGTGGGCGTTGGATCGGAAAAAAAATTAAAGCTACCACTCGGCAAGTTTTGGAAGGTGCCTCCTACTAGCTGAAAACCGTGGCTACCTTCCGGATAGTAGAAGACGGTGCCCGCGTTCTCGAGGATGCGTGAGTCAAAGAGCGCCGGTGCTGATTTGCCATTCAGCACAGTCGTCGATGTTGCCGCCAGAGTTGTCGTTCCTGGCCCAACCATAAATCCGCTTTGCCAAACAAGCGTGCCGTCGACAGTCAGATGCCCGGGACCATTGATGCCGGGCGACGCACCGCCCATGAGCGTTAAACCGCCCGAAATTGTCGAGTCCGCCGCGAGCGTCAAAGTCGCGTGCGCCGCAAGACTGCTCAGCAGAATCGCCTCCTGCGAATTCAAGCTATTAACTGATGCTGGGGAGCTGATGGTGACTTGCAAATCCCCCGGCTGGTCGATCGTCACGTCGTCCCCCGGTCCCGGCACCATGCCGGTCGACCAGTTCGTCGGCGTCTGCCAATCGCCGCTGGTGCTGGAAATCCAAGACACGTCGGCCGCGGCAGCCGATAATGGTTTCAAGCACGCGGCAATCACGAGCAGCGCCAATACAATCCATCGACCGGAAATCGCTATGCTCCGTTTCATCGTCAGCCCCCTGGAATCGGTTCAGAGTTGAACTGGTTGAGGCGCTTGCCCCATACCCGCCAGGCTTGCAGCCTACTAGCAATCGAGGGGGTCGTCAAGCTGCTGCGATTGCGGCCAGTGCGCTGGATTGAATCGCGGGGCGAAATAGATTTCACCTGTTCCGCGGAAAACTCGCGACCGCTACGTAATGCCCCCTAGCACCGTGGCTCGTCCCACGCGGCCGATGCCGATGATGTAAGCCGCGGTGCGGAGCGAGACTTTTTGCTGACCGGCTAGCTCCCAGACGCGCTCGAAGGCGTCCGACAGCACATGATCGAGTTCTTGCCGCACGCGATTGATGCCCCATTGATAGTGCTGACGGTTCTGCACCCATTCGAAGTAGCTGGCCGTGACGCCACCGGCATTGACGAGAATGTCGGGGACCACCATTTTGCCGGATTGCGCGAGAACTTCGTCGGCGTCGGGGTCGGTCGGGGCGTTGGCGGCTTCGATGATGATGGGCGCCTTGATTCGTTGGACGTTGTCACGCGTGATGACGCCGCCCAAGGCGGCCGGCACGAGCAGATCGACGTCGAGTTCCAGCAGTTTTTCGTTCGAGATGGCTTCGCCGTCGGAAAATCCGCTCAGCATCCCTTTGTGTTCCCGTGCATAGCGAAGCAACTCTCTTACATCCAACCCTGCTGGTCGATAGTATCCGCCGGTGACATCGCTGATGGCGACCACGCGGCATTCGGCCTCATTCAGAAACTTTGCCGTATGCGTTCCGACGTTGCCAAAACCCTGAATGGCGACGCGCGTTTCCTTGGGCCGGCGGCCGATGCGGCTGAGCAGCTTCAGCACGATGATTCCTACGCCCCGGCCGGTGGCTTCCTCGCGTCCAGGCAAGCCGTGCAGTTCAACCGGCTTGCCGGTAACGCAAGCGGGGCTGAAGCCGTGATACTTGTTGTACTGGTTCACGATCCAGCCCATCACTTCGGCCGAACTGCCCATGTCGGGAGCCGGAATATCGGTGTCGGGGCCGATCATGTCGTGAATGCCGTCGACGAACTTGCGCGTAATGCGTTCTAGCTCGCGCAGGCTGAACTGCTTGGGGTCGATCGCGATGCCCCCTTTCGCGCCGCCGTAGGGCAGATTGACGACGGCTGTTTTCCAAGTCATCAAAGCCGCCAGCGAGCGGATTTCATCCAGGTCGACCTGCGGATGATAGCGAAGCCCGCCTTTCATCGGCCCGCGCGCATTGTCGTGCTGGACGCGGTAGCCGATGAATGTGGCCAGTTCGCCGCTGTCCAGTTCGATGGGGATTTCCACCTGCACTTCGCGCTTGGGCGTAATCAGCAGGCTGCGCATGTTGGCGGAGAGTTCTAAATGATCGGCCGCACGATCGAAGTACAGCCGCGTGGCGTCGAAGGGTCGCATGGTTGGCCGGTGGTAAGCGAAGGCTAAATTGCGCGCATTCGTGCGTATTGGGGCATCTTAGCCGGGTGTGGAAAATGCCACAACGGGATGCTGGACCATGGATCGCCGGCGCACGATTCAACGCCGCGTTAGCCATCAACAAGCGATGAGGAAAGCAGCCTATTGCAGGACGAGATGGCGCATCGTTCGACGTGCTTTGCTGGGAAGCGAGCGATCCTCGAATCACTACCTGACGGGCGCGGCTCAGAAATGCGTTTGCGGCGGCCGTGCGGAGGATAGCATTCTTTTGGAAATTTACAGTAACTAAAAGCGATGCTGTATCGCGCATCAAAAACCCTCGGCTTTCGCCGAGGGTCTGCTGCTTCCTGCTTCCGTCGCTCCTGCCCTGCCTAATACGTTCCCGAAGGTCCAAAGTCGACGTTGCCGACCATGTGGAAATGGTTGTGATCGACGTACACGACTTCTTGGGTATCTTCATCAACTTTTGTATATGGCACCGGCCAGCCGACGCGAGTCACCTCGGTGAAGTAGACCGTGCATTTGTAATGTGCATGGTGCAACTGGGCCGGGCCAATCAGCGGATAGAAGCGGACGTCGTCCACATAGTCGGCGATCTTTTCTTTCACGATGCGAACTTTGTTGCGGTTCTGCTCGTGCAAGAAGGGCAGTCCGCCTTGGACTGGACGCGCTTTTTCCAAAGCTCGCATCACTTCGTCGTCGCTCGGCGGATCGAGCGCCGTCACCGGGCCGCCGGAAGTGATCGGGCCGAGAACGGGCACTCGCTCGTAACGCTCGTGAATCCAAAAGCGATCTTCTTGTTCCTTCTGGAAGTACGGACTAACGGGAATCGGAATAGCCAACGGCCCAAGGTTCGGGCCTTGCGTTGCGATCCAGAAGCACCCCGTGTTGCTCACCGTCCCGGCGGCGATCAACAACATCATGGACCAAAACGATTTGCGTGACATGCCGAAGGCTCCTCGAATACTGAATTGCTACTTACGCAAAAAGGGCGCAAATGCACCGTCAAAACTACATATCGTGTGAATCTGGGCGGAACTTGCGGGTTTTTCTTGATATGACGAAAAAGCAGATTGAATTGCGATCGTTGCTAGCATCGCACGACGCCGGCGCGATGCGCATGCGAGGGTTCAGCGACGCGGAGATTGCGGTCGCCAATCGCCCTCGGATGCTTGCCGGGCTGGCAGAAAGCAAAAAAGCCCAGAAGCTGCGACTTCTGGGCTTGAGAATCTTACGGGTGTGACCGCCAATCTGCGCTCGTTTAGTGCGAGTCTTTGAAGTCAAGGAACCACCAGCCGTCATCCCACTCGAGCGTCACTTTCCGCCAGCCGAGTGGCACTTGAGGATAGGGATAAAACGGGCCGATGTAGGGCCAAGCCGTCGGCGAATACTGCTTGGGATAAGTCAATGCCGCATAATTCGGATAGGCGGCATAGCTCGGCCAGGCGTAGCCCGGCATCGATGGACTGTCATAGTGCAGCGGCGCGGGTGCGGCCATACCGATTGGAGCCCCGCCTTGCATCGGCATCGGCGACGGCGTGCCGATTGCTTCGCCTCCAGGCACTTGACGCGAGACTTGTTGATACGGCCCGCGAGCGCCGATCGGCAGCGGCATCTGCCGACGACCTGCGGCCTGCGGCATGGGTTGCGCTTGCCGGTTTGGCATCGGCATCGGCTGGGCCATCGGATTCAGTTGGGCCATGGGCATCGGCTCGGCCGCTGGCGGCGCCATCGGAACGTCTTCTTGCAACTGTGGAGCAGGACCGGCGACGGCCAACTCTTGCTGCGCGTGTTCCGGAAGTTCCATGCTGGCGCGAACAACGTTGCGATCGCGTCCGCGTACGGCAGCATTCACATGGGTGCGAGAGATGCTATCGGGCTGGAGCAATCCAGAGCGCTGGCCGCCGCCATTTTGCTCAACGGCTCGGCTGGAGCCAATCGTCAGATTATTCACGACTCGATCGACACCGTAACATTGCTCGGCGATCGACTCTGCCGTGCGCATTTGCTCGGGGCTGGCCACCGTGCCTTCGAGCCAGGCAACCCCTTCTTGCACCTTGACGCCAACCTTGTAGTCCTTCATTCGACCGCTGGATCGCAGACTTTCGGCCACTTGATTGGCAACTTCCTGATCGTTGGCGATCGCGGACAATGGCATCGCCAACACAAGAGCCGCCAGCGCAGCGGCCCAAGACAAATGTCGCATGATTCCCCCTCCTGTAAAATCGCAGATGGGCCGCGACAACGGCCCGAACTCGACAAAATGCTGAGAAACGATTTCCAACCGCGCGGAAAGCTCCCGCGCTTTTCCAATGGGCGAGGAGCTTCCCTGACTATAGGTGTCGGTTGCCGGTTATGTCGAAAGGGAGTTTTTTTTCGATTTTGACGAAGCTAGCGGTCCAATCGTGGCAAGCTGCGGAGGAAATGGTCGAAGAAATTGCGAGCACTCAGCCGCCAGCCGCCCGACGCTTGCAACTTTAGCAACCAACGCTAGCAGAGTTGCCGAGATTAACGCGGCGGGCCAATCGCCGCAGCGACCAAATCGTACTCGGCCGTCGAAACCAGTTCGCACGGCACGATCTGCCCCGGCTTCAGACGTTTGCCGGTGACATAAGTGACCGAATCGACATCGGGTGCATCGGTATATGAGCGGCCGAGCCAAGCGTTTTTCTCGCCGGGGACTTCGCGATCGATCATGACATCGACGCGCTGCCCGAGCCGCGAATCGTTCCAAGCGAAGGCGATTTGTTGTTGCACGGCCATCAATCGATCACGACGGGCGTTTTTCACTTCTTCCGGCAAATGATTCGGCAACCGCGCGGCCGGCGTATCGGGTTCAAACGAATAGGTGAACACGCCGAGACGTTCAAACTTTTCTCGCGCGACAAATTCAACCAGTTCGTCAAAGTGATCGTCGGTCTCGCCCGGAAAGCCAGTGATCAATGTGGTTCGCATGACGAGGTTCGGAATGCGCCGCCGCAAACTGGCCAACAGCGTCTCGGTTTCGTGCCGATTCACCCGGCGTTGCATGCGACGCAGCATGGTGTCGTTGATATGTTGCAGCGGCATGTCGAGATACGGCAGAATTTTTCCACCGGCGGCAATGAGGTCGATCAACTCGTCGGTGAAATAGATTGGATAAAGATACATCAGCCGAATCCAATCGATCCCTGGAACTTCGACGAGTAGCCGCAGCAATTCCGTCAGGCGCGGCTCGCCATACAGATCCATGCCGTAGTAGGTCGTGTCTTGCGCGACGAGGATCAACTCGCGCACGCCATCGGCCGCCAGCTCCTTCGCTTCGGCGACGACCTCTTCCATTGGTTTGGTCGCATGTTTGCCGCGCATCTTCGGAATCGCACAGAATGTGCAAAGCCGGTCGCAGCCTTCCGAGATTTTAAGATAGGCAAAGTGCCGCGGCGTGATTCGCAGACGCGATCGATCGCTGAAGGGCCGAATCGGCGCTGGCTGAAACACGCTCCGCTGCTCGTCGAGTCGGCCAACCAGCCGGTCGGCGACTTTGGTCACTTGGTCGCGGCCGAAAACGCCGACGATGAAATCCACATCTGGGCACTTTTCCAGCAGCGCTTCTTTTTCGCGCTCGGCTAGACAGCCGGAAACGATCACGCCGCGGGTATCGCCGCGGCGCTTCAGTTCGAGCATTTCGTGAATCGTCGCATACGATTCATCGCGCGCTTGCTCGATGAAGCCGCAGGTGTTGACAACGACGAAATCTGCGCCAGCCGGCTCCCGCACTAGCCGGTAGCCGTCGAGCTGCAACAAGCCGAGCATCCGCTCGCTGTCGACGAGATTCTTCGGGCAGCCGAGGCTGACGAAGCTGTAGGTGCCTTTTGGTGGGCGCGCATTCTGGTCGCTGCGGAGGCGCGGTGTCGCGGCAGGTTCAACGATGGGCAACGATGTCATTTCCGATGCTTGTAAAAGAGCGAAGTGCGTCGTGACAAATTAAGCCGAGACCGTATGAAGATGAGTCATTCGTTCGATCAATGCCAGCGATGCCGTTTCTCAATGATCGAAAATTCCATCGGTTACACTCCAGCATGTGAAAATGACGAGCAGCCTGCCAGTGGCTTGTACTCGCTCGGGGTGCCGAATGCCATACTCCTTCCCACTGACCATGTGGATATGAAACGGTTTGAATGGCTTGGCGTTCAAATGCCGCAACACGTCGTGAAGGCTGACCATAGTTGAGGTTCAGGCGAAGGCAGGCGAAAATGAGCCAAGGATAACTAATACTAACCCAAACCAACCGCGTCGGCGAGTGGGGAATTTGCTGTCGAGAGGGTGGATATTGCAATGCTATCCGAGTTGTCACAAGAAGAACTGTCTGCCGCCATCGATTCGGCGACGGACGAGGCGTTGAATCGCGTCGCGTTCGATGGGCCGCCGGTCGACGCGGTGGCCCTTGCGCGAGAGCTTGGGATGGTCGTGGTGTGGGACGATCGGCAAGCGGGGCGAGCCCGGCGGGCGAACGTTGGTGGCAGCGATGGAATCTCGTCGATCTTTGTGCGACACGATCCACGGCCCGAGCGCGAACAATGGGCGGTAGCGCACGAGATCGGAGAGTCGCTGGCCAACCGCGTATTTCGTCAACTCGGTATCGATCCTCCAGCGGCGCCGCGGCCAGCGCGTGAGCAGATTGCCAACGCCATCGCTGGAAGGCTGCTAGTGCCGCGCGATTGGTTCGCCGCCGATGGCGTGGCGTGTGGATGGGATTTGTTGGAATTGAAGCGTCGATACTCGACGGCGAGCCACGAACTAATCGCCCGACGAATGCTCGACTATTCGACGCCGATCATTGTCGGCGTATACGATCAGAATCGGGTCATTTGGCGGAAAACGAACGTGGGCAATCGTGCGCCCAAATCCAGCCAGCAAGAAATCGATTGCCGTCGTCAAGCGCACGCAAGCGGCAAGGCAGTTACCACCGATCGCCCCCAGGCGATTCGCGTCTGGCCAATTCACGAAGCCGATTGGAAGCGGGAAATTTTGCGCGTCGAGATGGATGAATTTGCGCAGGGGTTGTGAGCATCAACGTGCGTGAAGTCTCGAGTTAGTCGGTTTGGCAAGGAGCTGGTCGATTTGCCACACAAGCTCATGATTCAGGAACGGCTTCGAAACGACGGCTGCGACCCTGTGCGATTTCAGTAACTCGACATCGGCGATTCGCGGAAAACTGACTAGCGCGATGAGCGGAATCATTGCCCATTGAGTTTTGTAATTTGCAATTTTAGAGACCTCGCTCTCAACCAGGCTGCTAAAGTCGAAAATCACAAGGTCCATGGCGCCCGGTGAAGCGTCGGTCGGACGTTGGAGCCAAATCGACTTCCATCCTCGATCGCGACAAACGTCGCCCAGCGACTCTGCGGTCTCGCGACTGGTCGAAATAATGGCGATTGCCTTTGCCGACGAACCGATAGGCTTGGCCTGCTTCGCTGGAAAATTGACTTGCAACAGTCGTTCTCCTTCGCTAGAAGTTGGCGGAAGCGACCATGCCGCGGCTTCGCCGGCCGCGAGGCGATCCAGCTCTGTCGCCAATCTTGGCATCCACTGGTGCCAATAGGTTCGCCACACCGCAGGCCAAGGCTTGCCCGTGCGGGTTTCTCCTTCAAGCCACGCTCCCAGCACGCTCGCGATTCGCGCCAACGGTGCGGCGTGGCGGAGCGCAGCGATGGACCGTGCGGAAAAATGTCCCGGCCACGGCGGGGCGACGACGATGATCGTCGGTGTGAAGCCACGCTCGATGCGATGGAGCGCCTCGGACACATTGGCGGCAAAGTGCGCCTCTCGCGATGCCAGCCACGATGCCATCGGCGCAAACTCCGCGCGCCTCCAGTCGCCAACAAAGAGAATGGGAACGGAGTTCAGCATGGCTGGCGAAATTCGTCGCTCGATTTCACGCGATGAAATCTGGAAATCTGTACCAACTCACGGGAATTTGCGTTAACCTAGCAAACTTGGTGCGACCTGGACAGCGCGATAGCACGACGATTCGGCCGACAAATTTGCCTTGACACTCCGGGGAAAATCGCCACAATTCGCGGCCGGAATGGATCACTTCTCCTGCCGCACGCTGGCCAAGATGGCTTTCTCGTCCGGCAGTTGATCGATTCAAAGGAATGGAACGC
Encoded here:
- a CDS encoding glutamate dehydrogenase, with amino-acid sequence MRPFDATRLYFDRAADHLELSANMRSLLITPKREVQVEIPIELDSGELATFIGYRVQHDNARGPMKGGLRYHPQVDLDEIRSLAALMTWKTAVVNLPYGGAKGGIAIDPKQFSLRELERITRKFVDGIHDMIGPDTDIPAPDMGSSAEVMGWIVNQYNKYHGFSPACVTGKPVELHGLPGREEATGRGVGIIVLKLLSRIGRRPKETRVAIQGFGNVGTHTAKFLNEAECRVVAISDVTGGYYRPAGLDVRELLRYAREHKGMLSGFSDGEAISNEKLLELDVDLLVPAALGGVITRDNVQRIKAPIIIEAANAPTDPDADEVLAQSGKMVVPDILVNAGGVTASYFEWVQNRQHYQWGINRVRQELDHVLSDAFERVWELAGQQKVSLRTAAYIIGIGRVGRATVLGGIT
- a CDS encoding BON domain-containing protein, with the protein product MRHLSWAAALAALVLAMPLSAIANDQEVANQVAESLRSSGRMKDYKVGVKVQEGVAWLEGTVASPEQMRTAESIAEQCYGVDRVVNNLTIGSSRAVEQNGGGQRSGLLQPDSISRTHVNAAVRGRDRNVVRASMELPEHAQQELAVAGPAPQLQEDVPMAPPAAEPMPMAQLNPMAQPMPMPNRQAQPMPQAAGRRQMPLPIGARGPYQQVSRQVPGGEAIGTPSPMPMQGGAPIGMAAPAPLHYDSPSMPGYAWPSYAAYPNYAALTYPKQYSPTAWPYIGPFYPYPQVPLGWRKVTLEWDDGWWFLDFKDSH
- the rimO gene encoding 30S ribosomal protein S12 methylthiotransferase RimO, with the translated sequence MTSLPIVEPAATPRLRSDQNARPPKGTYSFVSLGCPKNLVDSERMLGLLQLDGYRLVREPAGADFVVVNTCGFIEQARDESYATIHEMLELKRRGDTRGVIVSGCLAEREKEALLEKCPDVDFIVGVFGRDQVTKVADRLVGRLDEQRSVFQPAPIRPFSDRSRLRITPRHFAYLKISEGCDRLCTFCAIPKMRGKHATKPMEEVVAEAKELAADGVRELILVAQDTTYYGMDLYGEPRLTELLRLLVEVPGIDWIRLMYLYPIYFTDELIDLIAAGGKILPYLDMPLQHINDTMLRRMQRRVNRHETETLLASLRRRIPNLVMRTTLITGFPGETDDHFDELVEFVAREKFERLGVFTYSFEPDTPAARLPNHLPEEVKNARRDRLMAVQQQIAFAWNDSRLGQRVDVMIDREVPGEKNAWLGRSYTDAPDVDSVTYVTGKRLKPGQIVPCELVSTAEYDLVAAAIGPPR
- a CDS encoding ImmA/IrrE family metallo-endopeptidase — protein: MLSELSQEELSAAIDSATDEALNRVAFDGPPVDAVALARELGMVVVWDDRQAGRARRANVGGSDGISSIFVRHDPRPEREQWAVAHEIGESLANRVFRQLGIDPPAAPRPAREQIANAIAGRLLVPRDWFAADGVACGWDLLELKRRYSTASHELIARRMLDYSTPIIVGVYDQNRVIWRKTNVGNRAPKSSQQEIDCRRQAHASGKAVTTDRPQAIRVWPIHEADWKREILRVEMDEFAQGL